The following proteins come from a genomic window of Spea bombifrons isolate aSpeBom1 chromosome 10, aSpeBom1.2.pri, whole genome shotgun sequence:
- the PACSIN3 gene encoding protein kinase C and casein kinase substrate in neurons protein 3 isoform X4, protein MTEEGNGGEVVGGSFWEAGNYRRTVKRIDDGSRLCNDLVSCFRERAKIEKSYSQQLSDWSRKWRGSIEKGPQYGTLEKAWHAFLSAADTLSEIHTELRNQLWDEDSGKVRDWQKEAYHKQMIGGFRETRDAEEGFSKAQKPWVKKFKDVEAAKKRYHVACKEERAAHVREDHSKADASVSQEQLRKLQERVEKCAQEAEKTKGNYEKALEELNRYNPRYMEDMEQVFETCQEAEQKRLRFFKEMLLDIHKHLDLSSRESFHALYRDLYQGIQAADDQQDLKWWRNTHGPGMAMNWPQFEEWSPETQRAISKKERSSKNVEEVTLTGIVPARDGVSSGTPTQQLNRGAGKDDASEWSEDDSPKKSLDSNGREASQEKSS, encoded by the exons ATGACTGAGGAGGGCAATGGCGGAGAAGTTGTAGGGGGCAGCTTCTGGGAG GCTGGTAATTACCGCCGCACCGTGAAACGAATTGATGACGGCAGCCGGCTATGTAACGATCTCGTCAGCTGCTTCCGAGAACGGGCCAAGATCGAAAAGAGTTACTCGCAGCAGCTGTCGGACTGGAGCCGCAAATGGAGGGGTTCCATCGAGAAAG GTCCTCAGTATGGCACGTTGGAGAAGGCCTGGCATGCCTTCCTCTCGGCGGCAGACACACTGAGCGAGATTCACACGGAGCTGCGCAATCAGCTTTGGGACGAAGATAGCGGCAAAGTGCGGGACTGGCAGAAGGAGGCTTATCACAAGCAGATGATCGGAGGCTTCCGCGAGACCCGGGATGCCGAGGAGGGATTTAGCAAAGCCCAAAAACCATGGGTGAAAAAGTTTAAAGAT GTGGAAGCTGCCAAGAAGCGTTACCATGTAGCATGTAAGGAAGAACGGGCGGCTCATGTGCGCGAGGATCATTCTAAGGCGGACGCCTCTGTATCTCAGGAGCAGCTGCGCAAGCTGCAGGAACGCGTGGAAAAGTGTGCCCAGGAGGCTGAGAAG ACGAAAGGAAACTATGAAAAGGCTCTGGAGGAGCTAAACCGTTATAACCCGCGTTATATGGAGGACATGGAACAAGTGTTTGAAACCTGCCAGGAGGCAGAGCAGAAGCGCCTACGCTTCTTTAAGGAGATGCTGCTGGATATTCACAAACATCTTGACCTGTCGTCCAGAGAAAG TTTCCACGCTCTATACAGAGATCTGTACCAGGGCATCCAGGCGGCTGATGACCAGCAGGACTTGAAATGGTGGAGGAACACTCACGGGCCGGGTATGGCCATGAATTGGCCTCAGTTTGAG GAGTGGTCTCCAGAGACGCAGAGAGCCATCAGCAAGAAGGAACGCAGCAGTAAGAATGTGGAAGAAGTGACTCTCACCGGTATTGTGCCGGCACGAGATGGGGTATCATCGGGGACCCCTACTCAACAGCTGAACAGAGG TGCTGGGAAGGATGATGCATCTGAGTGGTCAGAGGACGACAGCCCTAAAAAGTCCCTGGACAGTAATGGCCGCGAGGCATCACAG GAGAAGAGCTCATAA
- the PACSIN3 gene encoding protein kinase C and casein kinase substrate in neurons protein 3 isoform X1, producing MTEEGNGGEVVGGSFWEAGNYRRTVKRIDDGSRLCNDLVSCFRERAKIEKSYSQQLSDWSRKWRGSIEKGPQYGTLEKAWHAFLSAADTLSEIHTELRNQLWDEDSGKVRDWQKEAYHKQMIGGFRETRDAEEGFSKAQKPWVKKFKDVEAAKKRYHVACKEERAAHVREDHSKADASVSQEQLRKLQERVEKCAQEAEKTKGNYEKALEELNRYNPRYMEDMEQVFETCQEAEQKRLRFFKEMLLDIHKHLDLSSRESFHALYRDLYQGIQAADDQQDLKWWRNTHGPGMAMNWPQFEEWSPETQRAISKKERSSKNVEEVTLTGIVPARDGVSSGTPTQQLNRGFSYADEDQDFYAALTDSPRLDAGKDDASEWSEDDSPKKSLDSNGREASQVEGVRVRALYDYTGQEADELSFTAGEELIKLGPEDEQGWCRGRLLSGRVGLYPANYVEDVSS from the exons ATGACTGAGGAGGGCAATGGCGGAGAAGTTGTAGGGGGCAGCTTCTGGGAG GCTGGTAATTACCGCCGCACCGTGAAACGAATTGATGACGGCAGCCGGCTATGTAACGATCTCGTCAGCTGCTTCCGAGAACGGGCCAAGATCGAAAAGAGTTACTCGCAGCAGCTGTCGGACTGGAGCCGCAAATGGAGGGGTTCCATCGAGAAAG GTCCTCAGTATGGCACGTTGGAGAAGGCCTGGCATGCCTTCCTCTCGGCGGCAGACACACTGAGCGAGATTCACACGGAGCTGCGCAATCAGCTTTGGGACGAAGATAGCGGCAAAGTGCGGGACTGGCAGAAGGAGGCTTATCACAAGCAGATGATCGGAGGCTTCCGCGAGACCCGGGATGCCGAGGAGGGATTTAGCAAAGCCCAAAAACCATGGGTGAAAAAGTTTAAAGAT GTGGAAGCTGCCAAGAAGCGTTACCATGTAGCATGTAAGGAAGAACGGGCGGCTCATGTGCGCGAGGATCATTCTAAGGCGGACGCCTCTGTATCTCAGGAGCAGCTGCGCAAGCTGCAGGAACGCGTGGAAAAGTGTGCCCAGGAGGCTGAGAAG ACGAAAGGAAACTATGAAAAGGCTCTGGAGGAGCTAAACCGTTATAACCCGCGTTATATGGAGGACATGGAACAAGTGTTTGAAACCTGCCAGGAGGCAGAGCAGAAGCGCCTACGCTTCTTTAAGGAGATGCTGCTGGATATTCACAAACATCTTGACCTGTCGTCCAGAGAAAG TTTCCACGCTCTATACAGAGATCTGTACCAGGGCATCCAGGCGGCTGATGACCAGCAGGACTTGAAATGGTGGAGGAACACTCACGGGCCGGGTATGGCCATGAATTGGCCTCAGTTTGAG GAGTGGTCTCCAGAGACGCAGAGAGCCATCAGCAAGAAGGAACGCAGCAGTAAGAATGTGGAAGAAGTGACTCTCACCGGTATTGTGCCGGCACGAGATGGGGTATCATCGGGGACCCCTACTCAACAGCTGAACAGAGG GTTTTCCTACGCAGACGAAGACCAGGATTTCTATGCCGCTCTGACGGATTCCCCGCGCTTAGA TGCTGGGAAGGATGATGCATCTGAGTGGTCAGAGGACGACAGCCCTAAAAAGTCCCTGGACAGTAATGGCCGCGAGGCATCACAGGTAGAGGGCGTGCGTGTGCGAGCTCTGTATGATTATACGGGCCAGGAGGCTGACGAGCTGAGCTTTACAGCAG GAGAAGAGCTCATAAAGTTGGGTCCGGAAGACGAGCAGGGCTGGTGCCGGGGACGTCTCCTTTCAGGGAGAGTTGGACTTTATCCTGCGAATTACGTGGAAGACGTTTCATCTTGA
- the PACSIN3 gene encoding protein kinase C and casein kinase substrate in neurons protein 3 isoform X2: protein MTEEGNGGEVVGGSFWEAGNYRRTVKRIDDGSRLCNDLVSCFRERAKIEKSYSQQLSDWSRKWRGSIEKGPQYGTLEKAWHAFLSAADTLSEIHTELRNQLWDEDSGKVRDWQKEAYHKQMIGGFRETRDAEEGFSKAQKPWVKKFKDVEAAKKRYHVACKEERAAHVREDHSKADASVSQEQLRKLQERVEKCAQEAEKTKGNYEKALEELNRYNPRYMEDMEQVFETCQEAEQKRLRFFKEMLLDIHKHLDLSSRESFHALYRDLYQGIQAADDQQDLKWWRNTHGPGMAMNWPQFEEWSPETQRAISKKERSSKNVEEVTLTGIVPARDGVSSGTPTQQLNRGAGKDDASEWSEDDSPKKSLDSNGREASQVEGVRVRALYDYTGQEADELSFTAGEELIKLGPEDEQGWCRGRLLSGRVGLYPANYVEDVSS from the exons ATGACTGAGGAGGGCAATGGCGGAGAAGTTGTAGGGGGCAGCTTCTGGGAG GCTGGTAATTACCGCCGCACCGTGAAACGAATTGATGACGGCAGCCGGCTATGTAACGATCTCGTCAGCTGCTTCCGAGAACGGGCCAAGATCGAAAAGAGTTACTCGCAGCAGCTGTCGGACTGGAGCCGCAAATGGAGGGGTTCCATCGAGAAAG GTCCTCAGTATGGCACGTTGGAGAAGGCCTGGCATGCCTTCCTCTCGGCGGCAGACACACTGAGCGAGATTCACACGGAGCTGCGCAATCAGCTTTGGGACGAAGATAGCGGCAAAGTGCGGGACTGGCAGAAGGAGGCTTATCACAAGCAGATGATCGGAGGCTTCCGCGAGACCCGGGATGCCGAGGAGGGATTTAGCAAAGCCCAAAAACCATGGGTGAAAAAGTTTAAAGAT GTGGAAGCTGCCAAGAAGCGTTACCATGTAGCATGTAAGGAAGAACGGGCGGCTCATGTGCGCGAGGATCATTCTAAGGCGGACGCCTCTGTATCTCAGGAGCAGCTGCGCAAGCTGCAGGAACGCGTGGAAAAGTGTGCCCAGGAGGCTGAGAAG ACGAAAGGAAACTATGAAAAGGCTCTGGAGGAGCTAAACCGTTATAACCCGCGTTATATGGAGGACATGGAACAAGTGTTTGAAACCTGCCAGGAGGCAGAGCAGAAGCGCCTACGCTTCTTTAAGGAGATGCTGCTGGATATTCACAAACATCTTGACCTGTCGTCCAGAGAAAG TTTCCACGCTCTATACAGAGATCTGTACCAGGGCATCCAGGCGGCTGATGACCAGCAGGACTTGAAATGGTGGAGGAACACTCACGGGCCGGGTATGGCCATGAATTGGCCTCAGTTTGAG GAGTGGTCTCCAGAGACGCAGAGAGCCATCAGCAAGAAGGAACGCAGCAGTAAGAATGTGGAAGAAGTGACTCTCACCGGTATTGTGCCGGCACGAGATGGGGTATCATCGGGGACCCCTACTCAACAGCTGAACAGAGG TGCTGGGAAGGATGATGCATCTGAGTGGTCAGAGGACGACAGCCCTAAAAAGTCCCTGGACAGTAATGGCCGCGAGGCATCACAGGTAGAGGGCGTGCGTGTGCGAGCTCTGTATGATTATACGGGCCAGGAGGCTGACGAGCTGAGCTTTACAGCAG GAGAAGAGCTCATAAAGTTGGGTCCGGAAGACGAGCAGGGCTGGTGCCGGGGACGTCTCCTTTCAGGGAGAGTTGGACTTTATCCTGCGAATTACGTGGAAGACGTTTCATCTTGA
- the PACSIN3 gene encoding protein kinase C and casein kinase substrate in neurons protein 3 isoform X3 yields the protein MTEEGNGGEVVGGSFWEAGNYRRTVKRIDDGSRLCNDLVSCFRERAKIEKSYSQQLSDWSRKWRGSIEKGPQYGTLEKAWHAFLSAADTLSEIHTELRNQLWDEDSGKVRDWQKEAYHKQMIGGFRETRDAEEGFSKAQKPWVKKFKDVEAAKKRYHVACKEERAAHVREDHSKADASVSQEQLRKLQERVEKCAQEAEKTKGNYEKALEELNRYNPRYMEDMEQVFETCQEAEQKRLRFFKEMLLDIHKHLDLSSRESFHALYRDLYQGIQAADDQQDLKWWRNTHGPGMAMNWPQFEEWSPETQRAISKKERSSKNVEEVTLTGIVPARDGVSSGTPTQQLNRGFSYADEDQDFYAALTDSPRLDAGKDDASEWSEDDSPKKSLDSNGREASQEKSS from the exons ATGACTGAGGAGGGCAATGGCGGAGAAGTTGTAGGGGGCAGCTTCTGGGAG GCTGGTAATTACCGCCGCACCGTGAAACGAATTGATGACGGCAGCCGGCTATGTAACGATCTCGTCAGCTGCTTCCGAGAACGGGCCAAGATCGAAAAGAGTTACTCGCAGCAGCTGTCGGACTGGAGCCGCAAATGGAGGGGTTCCATCGAGAAAG GTCCTCAGTATGGCACGTTGGAGAAGGCCTGGCATGCCTTCCTCTCGGCGGCAGACACACTGAGCGAGATTCACACGGAGCTGCGCAATCAGCTTTGGGACGAAGATAGCGGCAAAGTGCGGGACTGGCAGAAGGAGGCTTATCACAAGCAGATGATCGGAGGCTTCCGCGAGACCCGGGATGCCGAGGAGGGATTTAGCAAAGCCCAAAAACCATGGGTGAAAAAGTTTAAAGAT GTGGAAGCTGCCAAGAAGCGTTACCATGTAGCATGTAAGGAAGAACGGGCGGCTCATGTGCGCGAGGATCATTCTAAGGCGGACGCCTCTGTATCTCAGGAGCAGCTGCGCAAGCTGCAGGAACGCGTGGAAAAGTGTGCCCAGGAGGCTGAGAAG ACGAAAGGAAACTATGAAAAGGCTCTGGAGGAGCTAAACCGTTATAACCCGCGTTATATGGAGGACATGGAACAAGTGTTTGAAACCTGCCAGGAGGCAGAGCAGAAGCGCCTACGCTTCTTTAAGGAGATGCTGCTGGATATTCACAAACATCTTGACCTGTCGTCCAGAGAAAG TTTCCACGCTCTATACAGAGATCTGTACCAGGGCATCCAGGCGGCTGATGACCAGCAGGACTTGAAATGGTGGAGGAACACTCACGGGCCGGGTATGGCCATGAATTGGCCTCAGTTTGAG GAGTGGTCTCCAGAGACGCAGAGAGCCATCAGCAAGAAGGAACGCAGCAGTAAGAATGTGGAAGAAGTGACTCTCACCGGTATTGTGCCGGCACGAGATGGGGTATCATCGGGGACCCCTACTCAACAGCTGAACAGAGG GTTTTCCTACGCAGACGAAGACCAGGATTTCTATGCCGCTCTGACGGATTCCCCGCGCTTAGA TGCTGGGAAGGATGATGCATCTGAGTGGTCAGAGGACGACAGCCCTAAAAAGTCCCTGGACAGTAATGGCCGCGAGGCATCACAG GAGAAGAGCTCATAA